The following proteins come from a genomic window of Methylorubrum populi:
- a CDS encoding MaoC family dehydratase, whose product MKTNPGRFFEDFRLGETIRHATPRTVTTGDVALYTALYGPRFAVQSSDAFARAIGYPASPLDDWLTFHVVFGKTVPDVSLNALANLGYAEGGFHRPVYPGETLSTVSEVIGLKESSNRQTGVVYVRSTGSDSSGRTVLSYCRWVLVRKRDPEAKIAEEHVPQLAKVVNPADLANALPPLDPAAYDAALAGSPHRFADYAVGEKIDHVDGMTVEEAEHQIATRLFQNTAKVHFDAVATRETKFGKRLIYGGHVISLARALSFNGLANAFAIGGINAGRHVAPLFAGDTVYAWSEVLETAELPGRSDIGALRLRTVAAKNQPCGAYPDKQGEGYDPSVILDLDYWAFIPR is encoded by the coding sequence ATGAAGACCAATCCGGGCCGCTTCTTCGAGGACTTCCGCCTCGGGGAGACCATCCGCCACGCCACGCCGCGCACCGTCACCACGGGCGACGTGGCGCTCTACACCGCCCTCTACGGTCCGCGCTTCGCCGTGCAATCCTCGGACGCCTTCGCGCGTGCGATCGGCTATCCGGCGAGCCCGCTCGACGACTGGCTCACCTTCCACGTGGTGTTCGGCAAGACCGTGCCGGACGTCTCCCTCAACGCGCTAGCCAATCTCGGCTACGCCGAGGGCGGCTTCCACCGCCCGGTCTATCCCGGCGAGACGCTCTCCACCGTCTCCGAGGTGATCGGCCTGAAGGAGAGCTCCAACCGCCAGACCGGCGTGGTCTACGTGCGCTCGACCGGCTCCGATTCCTCGGGCCGGACCGTGCTGAGCTATTGCCGCTGGGTGCTCGTGCGCAAGCGCGATCCGGAGGCCAAGATCGCCGAGGAGCACGTGCCGCAGCTCGCCAAGGTGGTGAACCCGGCCGACCTTGCCAACGCCCTGCCCCCGCTCGACCCGGCGGCCTACGACGCGGCGCTCGCCGGCAGCCCGCACCGCTTCGCGGATTACGCGGTGGGCGAGAAGATCGACCACGTCGACGGCATGACCGTCGAGGAGGCCGAGCACCAGATCGCCACCCGTCTGTTCCAGAACACCGCCAAGGTCCATTTCGACGCCGTGGCGACCCGGGAGACCAAGTTCGGCAAGCGGCTGATCTATGGCGGCCACGTCATCTCGCTGGCCCGGGCGCTCAGCTTCAACGGGCTCGCCAACGCGTTTGCCATCGGCGGCATCAATGCCGGCCGGCACGTGGCGCCGCTGTTTGCCGGCGACACGGTCTACGCATGGTCCGAGGTGCTGGAGACCGCCGAACTTCCCGGCCGCAGCGATATCGGTGCGCTGCGTCTGCGCACCGTGGCGGCCAAGAACCAGCCCTGCGGCGCCTATCCGGACAAGCAGGGCGAGGGTTACGACCCGTCGGTGATCCTCGATCTCGACTACTGGGCCTTCATCCCGCGCTGA
- a CDS encoding YggT family protein translates to MNALLWLFNTIIQLYIYVLVASAVLSWLVAFNVVNVRNPIVSQIGEFLYRVTEPVLRPIRNLLPNLGGVDISPIILILLLLFAQKLITDLYIQLAF, encoded by the coding sequence ATGAACGCCCTGCTCTGGCTCTTCAACACCATCATCCAGCTCTACATCTACGTCCTCGTCGCGAGCGCGGTGCTGAGCTGGCTCGTGGCCTTCAACGTGGTCAATGTGCGCAACCCGATCGTCTCGCAGATCGGCGAATTCCTCTACCGCGTCACCGAGCCCGTGTTGCGGCCGATCCGGAATCTGCTGCCCAATCTCGGCGGCGTCGACATCTCGCCGATCATCCTGATCCTGCTCCTGCTGTTCGCGCAGAAGCTCATCACCGACCTCTACATCCAGCTCGCTTTCTGA
- a CDS encoding FRG domain-containing protein, whose translation MNSRWVFRGCASKAFECKPSAGRGAEFDPRHERQLFQDFKREARLHVAMPGATDWDWLALGQHYGLPTRLLDWTTNPLIACFFAVASQPANEDAIVYAHPLGGSSMIDPERGPGPFEIAEVGFLLPSALAPRIASQKGLFSAHPDPASAWTPPGMAENSFEIPRDTRAVFQRNLFQLGVDAAHIWASLEGVCLSLTWQYRLRIGLGAAL comes from the coding sequence ATGAACTCACGATGGGTGTTCCGCGGCTGCGCGTCGAAGGCCTTCGAGTGCAAGCCCAGCGCCGGCCGGGGCGCCGAGTTCGACCCGCGCCACGAACGGCAACTATTCCAGGATTTCAAGCGCGAGGCCAGGCTGCACGTCGCGATGCCCGGGGCGACGGATTGGGACTGGCTGGCGCTGGGTCAGCATTACGGTCTCCCGACCCGCTTGCTCGACTGGACGACCAATCCGCTCATCGCCTGCTTCTTCGCCGTTGCCAGCCAGCCCGCGAACGAGGACGCCATCGTGTACGCGCACCCGCTGGGCGGCAGTTCCATGATCGACCCCGAGCGGGGTCCCGGCCCCTTCGAGATCGCCGAGGTCGGCTTCCTGCTGCCCTCCGCCCTGGCGCCCCGCATCGCGAGCCAGAAGGGCCTGTTCTCGGCCCACCCCGATCCGGCCTCGGCGTGGACGCCGCCCGGCATGGCGGAGAACAGCTTCGAGATCCCGCGGGACACTCGCGCGGTCTTCCAGCGCAACCTGTTCCAGCTCGGCGTGGATGCGGCCCACATCTGGGCCAGCCTCGAAGGCGTCTGCCTCTCGCTGACGTGGCAGTACCGCCTCCGCATCGGGCTCGGCGCGGCCTTGTAG